A single Leptospira barantonii DNA region contains:
- a CDS encoding FAD-dependent oxidoreductase, translated as MLQDNAYYDAIVIGSGFGGSISALRLSEKGQKVLVLERGKKYSPGQFPRDVTQVNNLLWRYPKKRKSLGLYELNFFSGLGTVTASGLGGGSLIYANIHIRPDQKVFDDPRWPAPFNRSFLDPYYDKVASKLDVKPVPPEWDLPKRNKFRAAAELNQHTYFDPDEAASWLNPARPGQSTCVRCAECEFGCNHGAKNTLDFNYIADAQKNGAVFQTDSLVSHIAPDPKNGYVVHYENTETGQKHSVYAKRVVLSAGTLGTNRILFNSRDKYKTLPNLSKHLGKGYSGNGDFLGGIESSKTDLKPWDGPDVTTVINYFPKGFQFTMAAPTFNQPVMTVLASLGIAKPNWFLRLIGPLFWKSLKWVLPFIFKKGLLSKPLPPGAPGAGNPTYMTNLFAIGRDNANGRIVRCGKNIDVKWNYSKENQTLIKDMTASMQQVGDAYGGQFGPLATFLIFNRIISVHSLGGCILAANPDKGVVAETGEVFGYKNLFIADGSVIPSSIGFHPVMTISAVAEHTAASICAGL; from the coding sequence ATGTTACAAGACAACGCATATTACGACGCAATCGTCATCGGCTCCGGATTCGGAGGCTCCATCAGCGCGCTCAGACTTTCCGAAAAAGGACAAAAGGTTCTCGTTTTGGAAAGGGGGAAAAAATATTCACCTGGACAATTCCCGAGAGACGTAACCCAAGTGAACAATCTCCTCTGGCGTTATCCCAAAAAAAGAAAATCACTCGGTCTTTACGAACTGAACTTTTTCAGCGGCCTGGGAACCGTCACCGCTTCCGGTTTGGGCGGAGGTTCTTTAATTTACGCGAACATTCATATCCGACCCGATCAAAAAGTTTTTGACGATCCTCGTTGGCCCGCGCCGTTTAACAGAAGTTTTTTAGATCCTTACTACGATAAGGTCGCTTCCAAATTGGACGTAAAACCGGTTCCTCCCGAATGGGACCTTCCGAAACGAAATAAATTTCGCGCCGCCGCGGAACTCAATCAACATACGTATTTCGATCCGGACGAGGCCGCGAGTTGGTTGAATCCCGCAAGACCCGGGCAATCCACCTGCGTTCGATGCGCCGAATGTGAATTCGGTTGCAACCACGGAGCGAAGAATACATTAGATTTTAATTATATTGCCGACGCGCAAAAAAACGGAGCCGTCTTTCAAACCGATTCTTTGGTTTCTCATATCGCTCCCGACCCAAAAAACGGCTACGTAGTCCATTATGAGAACACCGAAACCGGACAAAAACATTCCGTGTACGCGAAACGAGTCGTTCTTTCCGCGGGGACCTTGGGAACCAACCGAATTCTTTTCAACAGCAGGGACAAATACAAAACACTTCCGAACCTGAGCAAACATCTCGGCAAAGGATATTCCGGCAACGGGGACTTTCTCGGCGGAATCGAATCCAGCAAAACCGATCTCAAACCTTGGGACGGTCCGGACGTGACCACGGTAATCAATTATTTTCCGAAAGGTTTTCAATTCACGATGGCCGCGCCTACGTTCAATCAGCCTGTGATGACCGTACTTGCTTCATTAGGAATCGCTAAACCGAATTGGTTCTTGAGATTGATCGGTCCTCTTTTTTGGAAAAGTCTGAAATGGGTTCTTCCATTTATCTTTAAAAAAGGATTACTGTCCAAACCCCTTCCGCCGGGCGCACCCGGTGCGGGAAATCCGACTTATATGACGAACCTGTTCGCGATCGGAAGAGACAACGCAAACGGAAGAATCGTTCGATGCGGAAAGAACATCGACGTTAAGTGGAATTACTCCAAAGAGAATCAAACTCTCATCAAGGATATGACCGCCTCGATGCAACAGGTTGGAGACGCATACGGCGGACAATTCGGACCACTTGCAACTTTTCTAATATTCAATCGAATCATATCTGTTCACTCGTTGGGCGGTTGTATTCTTGCGGCCAACCCGGACAAAGGAGTTGTTGCGGAAACCGGAGAAGTTTTCGGTTATAAAAATCTATTCATCGCGGACGGATCGGTGATTCCTTCTTCGATCGGATTTCATCCCGTAATGACGATCTCGGCGGTCGCGGAACATACCGCGGCTTCGATTTGTGCCGGCCTATAA
- a CDS encoding alpha/beta fold hydrolase: MIKKISQPIEKIKSQYDAVVIGSGYGGGIAASRLSRAGIEVCLLERGKEIRPGEFPNKEIPAFEEVQVNYEDKHIGSKSGLYDFHVNKDINVLVGCGLGGTSLINANVSLRAVPEVFQDSAWPKIIREEAARHGMDPYYSKAEEMLRPNVLPSQYRDLAKFKALKTSASFLKKNFYPTPINVTFESKLNHVGVQQDACTNCGDCVTGCNVSSKNTTLMNYLPDAANFGTQIFTEVKVNYIEKKSDHWLIHFTPLGVDREKFSKDELFIRANTVILAAGALGSTEILLRSKEKGLSVSDAVGVRFSGNGDMLGFSYNGNARINGIGFGSKNTNGNANVGPCITGVIDTRINSPLNEGMIIEEGSIPGAIRGQLPAIFALGSKFTGVKTKKGFFQWIVEKFRIFLSFILGPYRGAVRNTQTYLVMAHDGNDGKMFLQNDRLRISWPNVGKKPIFEKISTILKESTIPLKGTYIKNPVWNKLTDQDLISVHPLGGCPMGEDASSSVVNENCQVYSGKSGSAIHEGLYVMDGSVIPRSLGVNPLLTICAISERACEKLTSQKGLKINYHLPSYPKNTDVPDETTLGIEFTECMKGFFSTQSKEDTERGYQIGKDEGSSIEFLLTIRSENLEEMIDNPDHKATLFGTVKAPFISKDIISVTGGEFLLFISREDRIETRNMVYRMILNTEEGKKYLFVGAKWIQNDGLTNIWRDTSTLYTTIYDGETENSPVYGKGILHILPEDFAKQMTTMKVINSKSILDDVKGMAKFGSFFAGALYDVYGGVASSIVPWDKDARPRTKRPLRVSPPEVHFFKAEDGADLRLLRYKGGSKGPVFLSPGLGVSSLIFSIDTIDTNLLEYLYANQFDVWLFDYRTSIALPSAPLPNTGDAIATKDYPAAVKKVRELTKVDKIQVVAHCFGATTFTMALLAGLEGVRSVVLSQISADVEVPTSMDIKVGLHTAEILDALGVEDMTAYTSDKDGWLDKFFNSVLALQPQSLFAHDVNPVSRRITFLYGSLYRLENLNEETYRYGLGEMFGVSNIKAFEHLSKMIRAHKVVSAQGEDVYVPHLDRLNLPITFIHGAENQCYLPESTEKTYQTLINRFDPNQYRRHVIPGYGHIDCMFGKNAHKDVFPLILQSLNKY; encoded by the coding sequence TTGATTAAAAAAATTTCTCAACCTATCGAAAAAATTAAAAGCCAATACGATGCGGTCGTAATCGGTTCCGGTTACGGCGGGGGAATCGCCGCGTCGAGACTTTCCAGAGCGGGAATCGAAGTCTGTCTTTTGGAAAGAGGGAAAGAAATCAGACCTGGAGAATTTCCGAACAAAGAAATTCCAGCTTTTGAAGAAGTTCAAGTAAACTACGAAGACAAACACATAGGTTCCAAGAGCGGTTTATACGATTTTCACGTGAACAAAGACATCAACGTTTTGGTGGGATGCGGCTTGGGAGGAACTTCGCTTATCAATGCAAACGTAAGTTTGAGAGCGGTTCCCGAAGTGTTTCAAGATTCCGCGTGGCCGAAAATCATACGCGAAGAAGCCGCACGTCACGGAATGGATCCGTATTATTCCAAAGCGGAAGAGATGCTCAGACCGAACGTTCTTCCGAGTCAATACCGCGATCTCGCGAAATTTAAGGCTCTCAAAACATCGGCTTCCTTTTTAAAGAAGAATTTTTATCCCACTCCGATCAACGTTACGTTCGAATCGAAGTTGAATCACGTAGGAGTTCAACAGGACGCTTGTACGAACTGCGGCGATTGTGTTACCGGTTGTAACGTTTCTTCCAAGAACACGACTTTGATGAATTATCTTCCCGACGCGGCGAACTTCGGAACGCAAATCTTCACCGAAGTAAAAGTAAATTATATCGAAAAGAAATCGGATCATTGGCTCATTCACTTTACTCCGCTTGGAGTAGATCGTGAAAAATTCAGCAAGGACGAACTATTCATCCGTGCAAACACGGTGATTCTCGCCGCGGGCGCTTTGGGTTCCACGGAAATTCTTCTGAGATCCAAGGAGAAAGGTTTAAGCGTTTCCGACGCGGTCGGAGTTCGGTTTAGCGGAAACGGCGATATGTTAGGTTTTTCTTATAATGGAAACGCCAGAATCAACGGAATCGGCTTCGGAAGCAAGAATACGAACGGAAACGCAAACGTGGGCCCTTGTATCACGGGAGTGATCGATACCCGTATCAATTCTCCTTTGAACGAAGGAATGATCATCGAAGAAGGTTCGATTCCGGGTGCGATCCGAGGACAACTTCCCGCGATCTTCGCACTCGGTTCGAAATTCACCGGAGTCAAAACCAAGAAAGGATTCTTTCAATGGATAGTTGAGAAATTTAGAATATTCTTAAGTTTCATTTTGGGTCCGTATCGCGGGGCAGTTCGGAACACGCAGACCTATCTCGTAATGGCACACGACGGAAACGACGGAAAGATGTTTCTTCAAAACGATCGTTTGAGAATTTCCTGGCCGAACGTGGGTAAAAAACCGATCTTCGAAAAGATCAGCACCATTCTCAAAGAATCCACGATTCCTCTCAAAGGAACCTATATTAAGAATCCTGTATGGAATAAACTGACCGATCAGGATCTGATTTCGGTTCATCCTCTCGGCGGTTGTCCGATGGGAGAAGACGCGAGTTCATCGGTCGTCAACGAGAACTGTCAGGTTTATTCAGGCAAAAGCGGATCGGCGATTCACGAAGGTTTGTATGTGATGGACGGTTCCGTGATTCCAAGATCACTGGGAGTCAATCCTTTGTTGACGATCTGCGCGATTTCGGAAAGGGCCTGCGAAAAACTCACGAGTCAAAAAGGACTCAAGATCAATTATCATCTTCCTTCTTATCCGAAGAATACGGACGTTCCCGACGAAACGACCTTGGGAATCGAATTCACGGAATGTATGAAAGGATTCTTTTCCACACAATCCAAAGAAGATACGGAAAGAGGTTATCAAATCGGAAAAGACGAAGGTTCCTCGATAGAATTCCTTCTTACGATTCGAAGCGAAAATCTCGAAGAGATGATCGACAACCCGGATCATAAAGCTACGTTATTCGGCACCGTAAAAGCTCCATTCATATCCAAAGACATCATCTCCGTAACCGGTGGAGAATTCTTACTTTTTATTTCCAGAGAGGATCGAATCGAAACCAGAAATATGGTCTATCGTATGATTCTCAACACGGAAGAAGGTAAGAAATATCTTTTCGTAGGCGCGAAATGGATTCAGAACGACGGACTTACCAACATCTGGAGAGATACGAGCACTCTGTATACGACGATCTACGACGGCGAAACCGAAAATTCTCCCGTATATGGTAAAGGAATTCTGCATATTCTTCCCGAAGACTTCGCGAAGCAGATGACCACGATGAAGGTTATTAATTCGAAGTCGATCCTCGACGACGTGAAAGGAATGGCGAAGTTCGGTTCCTTCTTTGCGGGCGCGTTATACGACGTTTACGGCGGAGTCGCAAGTTCCATCGTTCCTTGGGACAAGGACGCAAGACCGAGAACCAAAAGACCACTTCGAGTTTCTCCGCCCGAGGTTCATTTTTTCAAAGCGGAAGACGGAGCGGACTTAAGACTTTTACGATATAAAGGCGGAAGCAAAGGACCGGTCTTTTTATCTCCGGGTTTGGGAGTTTCCAGTTTGATCTTCAGCATCGATACGATCGATACGAATCTTTTGGAATATCTGTACGCAAATCAATTCGACGTTTGGCTTTTCGATTATAGAACTTCGATCGCACTTCCATCCGCGCCTCTTCCGAACACGGGAGACGCGATCGCCACGAAAGATTACCCGGCCGCGGTTAAGAAGGTTCGAGAATTGACGAAGGTCGATAAGATTCAAGTGGTCGCTCATTGTTTCGGCGCGACCACCTTTACGATGGCATTGCTCGCAGGTTTGGAAGGAGTTCGTTCCGTAGTTCTTTCCCAGATTTCGGCGGATGTAGAAGTTCCGACCTCGATGGACATCAAAGTCGGACTTCATACGGCGGAAATTCTCGATGCGCTCGGAGTGGAAGACATGACCGCTTACACGAGCGACAAAGACGGATGGCTTGATAAATTCTTCAATAGTGTTTTGGCTTTGCAACCTCAATCCTTATTCGCACACGACGTGAATCCGGTCAGCAGAAGAATCACCTTCCTCTACGGAAGTCTTTATAGATTAGAAAACTTGAATGAAGAAACCTATAGATACGGTTTGGGAGAAATGTTCGGAGTTTCGAACATCAAAGCTTTCGAACATTTGTCTAAGATGATTCGGGCTCACAAGGTCGTAAGCGCTCAAGGTGAAGACGTTTACGTTCCTCACTTGGACCGTCTCAACCTTCCTATCACGTTCATTCACGGGGCGGAAAATCAGTGTTATCTTCCGGAAAGCACCGAGAAGACTTATCAAACGCTGATCAATCGGTTCGATCCGAATCAGTATAGACGTCACGTGATTCCGGGTTACGGACATATCGACTGTATGTTCGGTAAGAACGCGCACAAAGACGTGTTTCCTCTGATTCTTCAGTCTTTAAACAAATACTGA
- the rsgA gene encoding ribosome small subunit-dependent GTPase A — MSLSTSILVSYGWDPEFFLSESTSIENLKPGRILSVYGEYSKILIDHGERKGIPSGILLSSGESLVAGDWVLVREIDGDDLCIVEKILPRKTFLRRSNPGQKNRSQAIAANIDLLLVIMGLDNDYSPRRIERYLFLAKVSGAQAAIVLNKMDLCESPEIRFDEIKTVAGEIPVEMISALDSSQTSTILRYIEPGKTIAFLGSSGAGKSTIINSLLGETVQKTNEVKTSDGTGRHTTTHRELFLLSSGGILMDNPGIREVGLFSGGSEDELEEVFPEIALAAEQCRFNDCSHNGEPDCGVQAALEDGRIEEARYSSYLKLSKELRAYRILNDPEENRKKKQKDKQMAKALRNRLKDKGRM, encoded by the coding sequence ATGTCACTATCAACTTCAATCCTCGTTTCATACGGTTGGGATCCGGAATTCTTTCTTTCGGAATCTACATCGATCGAAAACTTAAAACCGGGACGGATTCTTTCCGTTTACGGAGAATATTCAAAAATCCTAATAGACCACGGCGAACGTAAGGGAATCCCCTCCGGAATTCTTTTATCTTCCGGAGAATCCTTAGTCGCGGGAGACTGGGTTCTTGTACGCGAGATCGACGGAGACGATCTTTGTATCGTGGAGAAAATTCTTCCCAGAAAAACTTTTTTACGAAGAAGCAATCCGGGACAAAAAAACCGTTCGCAGGCGATCGCGGCGAACATAGACCTGTTGCTCGTCATCATGGGTTTGGACAACGACTACAGTCCGAGAAGAATCGAACGTTATTTGTTCTTGGCGAAGGTTAGCGGCGCGCAAGCCGCGATCGTGTTGAACAAAATGGATCTTTGCGAAAGTCCGGAAATCAGATTCGACGAAATCAAAACGGTCGCCGGAGAAATTCCCGTGGAAATGATTTCCGCTTTGGATTCAAGTCAGACTTCGACGATTCTCCGGTACATAGAACCCGGAAAAACGATCGCGTTTTTGGGATCTTCGGGTGCGGGCAAGTCCACGATCATCAATTCATTGTTAGGTGAAACCGTCCAAAAAACGAACGAGGTCAAAACCTCGGACGGAACCGGAAGACATACCACAACTCACAGAGAATTGTTTCTATTGTCTTCGGGCGGAATTCTCATGGACAATCCCGGAATTCGGGAAGTCGGACTTTTCAGCGGAGGAAGCGAAGACGAACTCGAGGAAGTTTTTCCCGAAATCGCCTTGGCCGCGGAACAATGTCGCTTTAACGACTGTTCGCATAACGGAGAACCGGACTGCGGAGTTCAAGCGGCCTTGGAAGACGGAAGAATCGAAGAGGCTCGATATTCTTCCTATTTAAAACTCTCCAAAGAGCTGAGGGCCTATCGGATCCTAAACGATCCCGAAGAGAACAGAAAGAAAAAACAAAAGGACAAACAAATGGCCAAAGCGTTGAGAAATCGACTGAAAGATAAGGGAAGAATGTAG
- a CDS encoding RNA polymerase sigma factor: protein MKDKSYIELLENAKTGDHRSWTELQNRFSRFAYQHAVKILKDEDLSEDVVQESFWDLYRNLNGIKVLEAFPILLKRAVIKHGDRILRKKENQSLVFADPKQIEQNAGETHLSYFENERSEAIRKNLNELSPEDRKLIELYYYKNFTLDEISKSQGKTLSFIKKRHLKLKDILRDGIGEIYRPEACLRFLSAAA from the coding sequence ATGAAAGACAAATCCTATATCGAACTTTTGGAAAACGCAAAAACCGGAGATCATCGATCTTGGACGGAATTGCAGAACCGATTTTCCCGCTTCGCTTATCAACACGCAGTGAAAATTCTCAAGGACGAGGATCTTTCCGAGGACGTGGTCCAGGAATCCTTTTGGGATCTTTATAGAAATCTAAACGGAATCAAGGTTCTCGAAGCGTTTCCGATCCTTCTCAAAAGAGCCGTCATCAAACACGGGGATCGAATCTTACGAAAAAAGGAAAATCAAAGTCTGGTTTTCGCTGATCCGAAACAGATCGAACAAAACGCGGGTGAAACTCATCTTTCCTATTTCGAAAACGAACGTTCGGAAGCGATCCGTAAAAATCTAAACGAACTTTCCCCGGAAGATCGAAAACTGATCGAACTGTATTATTACAAAAATTTTACGTTAGACGAAATTTCTAAGTCGCAGGGAAAAACGCTTTCGTTTATCAAAAAAAGACATCTGAAGTTGAAGGATATTCTTAGGGACGGAATCGGGGAAATTTACAGACCCGAGGCTTGTCTTCGATTTCTTTCGGCCGCGGCTTAA
- a CDS encoding ClpP family protease: MEATQIYSSPQIESVYLEQRKVFLWGEVNDSSARYLIDRFLYLEAVDPTRPISLYIHSPGGSTYAGLAILDVMNSVRPPVYTTCLGMAMSFGAVLLLCGDKGNRSAYPHSKILIHQPHVMGEFKGPAEDIRIFAESVKREKDLLNEIMANATGQPLDRIVQDTDRDSWFSAKEALKYGMIDKILGAGIEEKESSIDFKER; encoded by the coding sequence TTGGAAGCAACTCAGATCTATTCTTCTCCACAGATCGAATCCGTTTATCTCGAACAACGAAAAGTTTTTCTTTGGGGAGAGGTGAACGACAGCTCCGCGAGATATTTGATCGATCGATTCTTATATCTGGAAGCGGTGGATCCCACGAGACCGATTTCGCTTTACATTCATTCTCCCGGCGGTTCGACTTACGCGGGTTTGGCGATCTTGGACGTGATGAATAGCGTTCGTCCTCCGGTGTATACGACCTGTCTGGGAATGGCTATGTCTTTCGGAGCGGTTCTTCTTCTTTGCGGGGATAAGGGAAATCGTTCGGCGTATCCGCACAGTAAAATTCTAATCCATCAACCCCACGTTATGGGAGAATTTAAGGGGCCCGCGGAAGACATTCGTATTTTTGCGGAATCCGTTAAGAGAGAAAAAGATCTTTTGAACGAAATTATGGCAAATGCGACGGGTCAACCATTGGATCGAATCGTGCAGGACACGGATCGGGATTCTTGGTTTTCCGCAAAAGAAGCGCTGAAATACGGAATGATTGATAAGATTCTCGGTGCGGGAATCGAAGAAAAGGAATCGTCTATTGATTTTAAAGAACGCTAA
- a CDS encoding hybrid sensor histidine kinase/response regulator has product MRFLLSFGITILLNFSLFGESASPAPGKISQLQKGGSFRSFIHYFSDAKGENLREKIFNRDESLSFQTIPTELISLGFTNDTAWFYIPLKNDTDASYYGKFEVYNPYLQEVDIHYRYAHENIVHEILAGSSRAYDENFPTVDFDLRPGEEIQIVCRIKSGTPLRIPFVLKSIKEYRITKQFRSIIVGLTVGFGIAMSLYNLSLYFFFRTRSYLYYFLMLTFFAAYLTSWDGLALPLFKPEYGHYYLPVTLLLVYGATMFLFLFSLEFLYPDKVQKDKRARITTYIYVFFNLLLFPLSLLYPTQLNQFSYYLILINNLIIVYFCIIRIQSGFKSAKSLLLIHMIFPTAGILTNLSASGVISFDYFSLHILKLAYIAQSVLFSIMLVQRIKELEFRLKDGLQSEIHKNIVLLKKEIQQRRETEWELIQAKEVAEKASQVKSSFLANMSHEIRTPMNGVLGMVQLLGTTKLNEEQKEYIKILSGSAKSLLQIINDILDFSKIEAGKISLDKEVFSIRSVLDEIHDLLYPLAKRKQIEFKLEGKFDIQEYVYGDQLRLRQILWNLSGNGIKFTNHGEVVLKVSQKKNSNENILIEFTVSDTGIGIPPEKQKQVFDAFSQSDTSTARKFGGSGLGLSITKQLVELQGGVLSLESKEGKGSRFSFSIAYEIPSASEIETILEPASAKDLEGVYSDVVPKKIRILVAEDNETNCLLIERALKKLGYDPVVVHNGREVIERMQLDTFDIVLMDIHMPEVDGIEATKWIRSQKQNEEFPIIIALTADAIESSKEKYVSKGMNDCLIKPLDLAILKNTLDYWSDRVETSHWRL; this is encoded by the coding sequence ATGAGATTTTTATTATCATTCGGCATAACGATTCTGCTCAACTTTTCTTTGTTTGGCGAATCTGCGTCTCCCGCCCCCGGCAAAATTTCTCAGTTGCAAAAGGGCGGTTCTTTTCGTTCCTTCATTCATTACTTTAGCGATGCGAAAGGGGAGAATCTAAGGGAAAAAATTTTCAACCGGGACGAGTCGCTTTCCTTTCAGACCATTCCGACCGAACTCATCTCCCTCGGTTTTACGAATGATACCGCGTGGTTTTACATTCCTTTAAAGAACGATACGGACGCGAGTTATTACGGAAAGTTCGAGGTTTACAATCCTTATCTTCAGGAAGTGGACATTCATTATAGATACGCGCACGAGAATATCGTTCATGAAATTCTCGCCGGATCGAGTCGCGCCTACGACGAAAACTTTCCCACGGTGGACTTCGATCTTCGACCGGGCGAAGAGATTCAGATCGTTTGCAGAATCAAAAGCGGAACGCCGCTTCGAATTCCTTTCGTTTTAAAATCCATAAAAGAATATAGGATTACGAAACAATTCAGATCGATTATAGTCGGTTTGACCGTAGGTTTCGGAATCGCGATGAGTTTATACAACCTTTCGTTGTATTTCTTTTTCCGTACGAGATCGTATCTATATTACTTTCTTATGTTGACCTTTTTTGCGGCTTATCTCACCTCTTGGGACGGATTGGCCCTGCCTCTTTTTAAACCGGAATACGGGCACTATTATCTTCCGGTTACTTTGCTTCTCGTTTACGGCGCCACCATGTTTTTGTTCCTATTCTCTTTGGAGTTCTTATATCCCGATAAGGTTCAAAAGGACAAACGCGCGAGAATCACCACGTATATTTACGTGTTCTTCAATCTTCTTCTGTTTCCGTTGTCTTTATTGTATCCGACTCAACTGAATCAATTTTCGTATTATCTAATATTGATCAACAACCTCATCATCGTTTACTTTTGTATCATTCGGATTCAAAGCGGTTTTAAATCGGCGAAAAGTCTTTTGTTGATTCACATGATCTTTCCGACGGCGGGGATTCTAACCAATCTCAGCGCGTCCGGCGTGATCTCTTTCGATTATTTTTCGTTGCACATTCTTAAGTTGGCGTATATCGCTCAGTCCGTTCTTTTTTCGATCATGCTCGTTCAAAGAATTAAGGAATTGGAATTTAGACTGAAGGACGGATTACAATCCGAGATTCATAAGAACATCGTTCTCCTTAAAAAGGAAATCCAACAAAGAAGAGAAACGGAATGGGAACTCATCCAGGCGAAGGAAGTCGCGGAAAAAGCGTCTCAGGTTAAAAGTAGCTTTCTTGCGAATATGAGTCACGAAATCCGAACTCCTATGAACGGAGTGCTCGGTATGGTTCAGCTTTTGGGAACGACAAAACTCAACGAAGAACAAAAGGAATACATCAAAATTCTTTCCGGTTCCGCCAAGTCGTTGTTACAGATCATCAACGACATTCTCGACTTTTCGAAAATCGAAGCCGGAAAAATCTCCCTCGACAAGGAAGTGTTTTCGATTCGTTCCGTTTTGGACGAGATTCACGATCTTTTGTATCCGCTCGCCAAACGAAAACAGATCGAATTTAAGTTGGAAGGTAAGTTCGACATTCAGGAATACGTTTACGGAGATCAACTTAGACTTCGTCAGATTTTATGGAATCTTTCCGGAAACGGAATCAAGTTCACGAATCACGGTGAAGTCGTATTAAAAGTTTCTCAGAAAAAAAATTCCAACGAAAACATACTGATCGAGTTTACGGTTTCGGACACGGGAATAGGAATTCCTCCGGAAAAACAGAAACAAGTTTTTGACGCGTTCTCTCAGAGCGATACGTCCACCGCGAGAAAATTCGGCGGTTCGGGTTTGGGTTTGAGCATCACCAAACAACTCGTAGAACTGCAGGGTGGAGTTTTGAGTTTGGAAAGTAAGGAAGGCAAGGGTTCTCGGTTTTCTTTTTCGATCGCTTACGAAATTCCTTCCGCATCCGAAATCGAAACGATTCTCGAACCTGCGAGCGCGAAAGATTTGGAAGGGGTTTACTCCGATGTGGTTCCGAAGAAGATTCGAATTCTCGTAGCGGAAGACAATGAAACCAATTGTCTTTTGATCGAAAGGGCTTTGAAAAAATTAGGATACGATCCGGTCGTAGTACACAACGGCCGTGAGGTGATCGAAAGAATGCAGTTGGATACGTTCGACATCGTTCTTATGGACATTCACATGCCCGAAGTGGACGGGATCGAAGCGACAAAGTGGATTCGTTCCCAAAAACAAAACGAAGAATTTCCGATCATCATCGCGTTGACCGCGGACGCGATTGAAAGCAGTAAGGAAAAATACGTTTCCAAAGGAATGAACGACTGCTTGATCAAACCTCTGGATTTGGCGATTTTAAAAAACACCTTGGACTATTGGTCGGATCGGGTCGAAACTTCTCATTGGAGATTATGA